Proteins encoded by one window of uncultured Methanobrevibacter sp.:
- a CDS encoding sulfide-dependent adenosine diphosphate thiazole synthase, whose translation MEKLDDIIVSRAIIEEFMNDFLDYTDIDVAIGGGGPSGITAGYYLAKAGYKVALFERKLSIGGGMWGGGMMFNKVVVQEEGRRILDEFGINYKKYQDNYYVVDSIECTSTLTSKATQAGLKVFNLMSIEDLMVRENGINGVVLNWSSVEMSGLHIDPLTVRSRAVIDATGHPLEIIKIVQEKMEEPLNTQTGKIMGEKSMWADRAEGKILDNVNEVYPGLYVTGMAANAVHGSQRMGPIFGGMLLSGEYVAKKVAEDLENRK comes from the coding sequence GTGGAAAAATTAGATGACATTATTGTTTCAAGAGCAATCATAGAAGAGTTTATGAACGACTTTCTCGACTACACAGACATTGATGTAGCCATTGGTGGCGGAGGCCCCTCCGGAATTACTGCAGGTTATTATCTTGCAAAAGCAGGATATAAAGTTGCACTGTTTGAAAGAAAACTCTCCATAGGCGGAGGAATGTGGGGAGGTGGAATGATGTTCAACAAAGTTGTAGTCCAGGAGGAAGGAAGAAGAATTCTTGATGAATTCGGAATCAACTACAAAAAATATCAGGACAACTACTATGTGGTGGACTCCATAGAGTGCACCTCAACACTTACATCTAAAGCCACTCAAGCTGGTCTTAAAGTGTTTAATCTCATGTCAATTGAGGATTTAATGGTACGTGAAAACGGAATAAACGGAGTGGTGCTCAACTGGAGTTCAGTTGAAATGAGTGGTCTACATATAGACCCACTAACAGTAAGATCCCGTGCAGTTATTGATGCAACAGGACACCCATTGGAAATTATCAAAATTGTACAGGAAAAAATGGAGGAACCCCTCAACACACAGACCGGAAAGATCATGGGTGAAAAATCCATGTGGGCAGACAGGGCCGAAGGCAAAATACTCGACAATGTAAATGAAGTGTATCCAGGATTATACGTTACCGGAATGGCTGCAAATGCAGTTCACGGATCACAGCGTATGGGACCAATTTTTGGAGGAATGCTACTTTCAGGAGAGTATGTTGCCAAAAAGGTTGCTGAAGATCTGGAAAACAGAAAATAA